From the Leptolyngbya sp. O-77 genome, one window contains:
- a CDS encoding chlorophyll a/b-binding protein, translated as MQTQESKFGFTQFAETWNGRLAMLGFVIGLATELLTGQGILSQLGLM; from the coding sequence ATGCAAACCCAAGAATCCAAGTTTGGCTTTACTCAGTTTGCGGAAACCTGGAACGGTCGTCTGGCAATGCTGGGCTTCGTGATTGGTCTGGCTACGGAACTGTTGACGGGTCAGGGCATCCTGTCCCAATTGGGTCTGATGTAG